The DNA segment CAGCAGTTGGCGGGCGCGGGTCGACCACGTTCTGCAGCAACACGACCTGACGTCGGCGTTCGACAGCATCATCTGCCGCGACGACGTGCGCAGCGGTAAACCGGCGCCCGATCCCTATCGACTGGCGGCGGCACAACTGGGCCGGCAAAGTGATGAATGCCTGGTCTTCGAAGACTCCGTCAGCGGTGTGCAGTCGGCGATCAGCAGCGGTGCGCTGTGTATCGGCATTGGTGACGACCCGACGCTGACTGCGCATGGCGCTGCAGGCGTGTATGCCGATTTCACCCGGCTTGCGCTTAGGCTGAACGGTGTGGGCGCGCACGGTTATGCCGATGGAGCGCTGTTCATTAACGCTCACCCGACCCAGAGGTTTGCCCGCTCATGACATTGACGTTGCAGCACGCCAGCGTGCTCTGGAAATTCCTCGGTGCGGGGCGCCAACACAGCGCCAGTGAATTGATCGTAGTCTGCGGCTCCTACGACCTGCGGGTCTGCGATTACGCCTGCCAACTCCTGAAAGACGGTGTGGCGCCCCACCTGTTATTCACCGGCAATACCGGCAACTGGACCCGGCATTTGTGGGAACGCACCGAAGCCGATATTTTTGCCCAACACGCGTTGATGCAAGGGGTGAGGGCTGAGCAGTTCACCCTGGAAACCCGCGCGACCAATTTTGCCGAAAACATCGCGTTGGCCCGGGCGATGTTTCCCGACGTGCGTCGCGCGACCTTTCTGACCAAGCCCAATTCGATCCGGCGCGTGGCGTTGACCTTGCCCGTGCAATGGCCCGAACTGGAAGCCTTTGTGGATGCGCCGTCGTTCCGATTTCCCGATGACGTCAGCAATCTGATCGGGGTCTTGGGCCTGATCGACGAAATGGTCGGCGATGTGCACCGCATCATGGTTTACCCTTCGTTGGGTTTTCAGGTCGAGCAGGTCATCCCCGAAGAGGTTCAGGTAGCCTGGCGGTATCTGGTGGAGCAAGGCTTCGATCACCATTTGATCAAGGGCAGGAGTTGACGCTGACTCCCGCCGGGAGACAGACATGCAATACGACACGCTGATCCGCAACGCCACCGTCATCGATGGCAGCAACACCCCCGGCTACCGCGCCGATGTGGCGATTCTCAACGGGCGCATCGAACGTATCGGCGACTTGCACGATGCTCGCGCCACGGAAGAAATCGACGCCGCCGGCCGCGTGCTCGCCCCAGGCTTCATCGACGTGCACACCCACGACGACACCGTGGTCATCCGCCAGCCGCAGATGCTGCCCAAACTCAGCCAGGGCGTGACCACGGTGATCGTCGGCAACTGCGGGATCAGCGCCTCGCCGGTCAGTTTGCAAGGCAATCCACCGGATCCGATGAACCTGCTCGGCAGCGCAGCGGCGTTCGTCTATCCACGTTTCAGCGATTACCGCGCCGCCGTCGAAGCGGCGAACACCACGCTGAATGTCGCCGCACTGGTCGGCCACACCGCGCTGCGCAGCAATCACCTCGACGACCTGTTCCGCACCGCCACGCCAGATGAAGTCGCCGCCATGCGCGAGCAATTGCGTGAAAGCCTTGAAGCCGGCGCGCTCGGTTTATCCACAGGCCTGGCGTACGCCAGCGCCTACAACGCCTCCACCGACGAAGTGAAGCAACTGACCGAAGAGCTGACGGCATTCGGCGCGGTGTACACCACCCACTTGCGCAGTGAATTCGAGCCGGTGCTGGAGGCAATGGACGAAGCGTTCAGCATCGGCCGTCACTCACAATCCCCGGTGATCATTTCCCACCTCAAATGTGCCGGTGTCGGTAATTGGGGGCGCAGTCCGCAGTTGCTCGCGGCGTTGGAGGAAGCAGCGAAAACCCAGCACGTAGGATGCGATTGCTATCCCTACGCGGCGAGTTCTTCGACCCTGGATCTGAAGCAAGTCACCGACGCCCACCGCATCACCATCACCTGGTCGACACCGCATCCTGAAGTCAGCGGACGCGACCTGATCGACATCGCCGCCGAATGGAACGTGCCACTGCTCGAAGCCGCCAAGCGCCTGCAACCGGCGGGCGCGGTGTACTACGGCATGGACGAGGCCGATGTACGAAAAATCCTCGCGCATCCACTGTCGATGGTCGGTTCTGACGGCCTGCCGGAAGATCCGTTCCCGCATCCGCGCCTGTGGGGCGCTTTCCCACGAGTGCTCGGACATTTCAGTCGTGATGTCGGGCTGTTTCCGCTGCACACCGCCGTGCACAAGATGACCGGCCTGTCGGCGGCGCGGTTTGGTTTGAAGGAGCGCGGTGAAATTCGTGAAGGGTATTGGGCGGATCTGGTGCTGTTCGATCCGGCGACCGTGCGCGATGTGGCAGATTTCACTGATCCGCAGCGGCCAGCGCAGGGGATTGATGGGGTGTGGGTCAATGGTGTGTTGAGTTATCGCGACGGACAGGCGAACGGTCGTCGGGAAGGACGATTTCTGGCCCGGAACGGGGATTTGCGCGAAGGATTTCATTGATTGCCAAGCCCCTGTAGGAGCTGCCGAAGGCTGCGATCCTTTGATCTACGTCTCATGGTGGCACTCTGAGATTAAAGAATGTCGAAACCAAGCCGAATTGCTGACATCCAGCCCAGCTAAACTCTTGGGCCAACCAGTCAGGGAGCACCCCATGAGCTTCGGCAAAACCACTCCGATCCTGCGGATCTTCGATGAAGCCAAGGCGTTGGAATTTTACGTCGACTTCCTCGGTTTCAAGATCGACTGGCAGCACCGTTTCGAAGCGAACTTCCCGCTGTATCTGCAGGTGTCGCGTGGCGAGTGCGTGCTGCACCTGTCCGAGCATCATGGCGACGCGACGCCGGGTTCGGCACTGCGTATCGAGACCGATGAGCTGGAGGCGTTCCAGCAGCAATTGGTGGCCAAGGACTACAAGTTCTCGCACCCACAGATTCAGGCGATGCCGTGGGGCAGTCAGGACATGACGATTGCTGATCCGTTTGGTAATCGGTTGGTGTTTACCAACGCGATCAGTGTTTGAGCTGAGAAGAGCCCCTCACCCTAACCCTCTCCCTCCGGGAGAGGGTTGGGGTGAGGGAAAAAGATTCACGCCATACAAAAAAGCCCGCTGCTAAACCACTAAGGTTTTGCCGCGGGCTTTTTCGTTACTCGGTTGGCACTAACTGATCCAGCACGCGATTGACGGCGATTTCCGCCACCATCACCACTTGTGCGATGCCTTGCAGGGTCTTGCGGTGCGAGCCTTCCAGCAGGCCGGCGAAGTCGTTGAGCATCACGGTGGCCGAGCCAAGGGATTCGCAGGCATCGGCCAGCAACGGTTCGGTGCCGCTGGCCGGATTGGCCATGTAGAGACGATTGGGCTGGTACGGGGTGGCCATGATGGCGGGCGTCGGTGGGCCGAGGTAGTGGTCGAGAGCACGCTCGGCGGCTTCGTGGAATTTCTTTGAGTCGGGGGATTGGTAGGGGGAGGCCGCGTCGGTGGGCGGCGGGTTGGGGGTAACTTTGAACATGATTTTGGGTCCTGAAGTAGGAGCCATCACCGCTTCTCTACTAATAAGAAGAGGTGGCAGCTGTGCGCAGGTTAGTAGACCGGGGACCCAGGGAACCGGCGCGCTCGAAAGCGCCCTACGCACAGCCACCATAGAGTGCAGGCGGAAAATGCCTGACTGTTTGATGTGCAATGCACCCTGGAAGAACCTCGGGCTACTAAACCCGATCACTGGAAATCAGTGACGGACTCAAGTTACCGACGGGCTCCAGGGCGCACAAGCCGGCGGATTCTGGCGTAGCCGTAGGCAGTGGCGCAAGGATTTGTAGGCAGTAGGGCGTAACACTGAGTGTCTTTAAACACGTGTGCTGCAGTGGGTTTATCGGGCTGCTGAAATTGAGGAATTGTCTGTCGGATTGAGGTGAGGCGACTGGCGCCTTCGCGAGCAAGCTCGCTCCCACAGGGGGGTTATGTCGTACACAAAATCTGCATTCACTGAAGATCCACTGTGGGAGCGAGCTTGCTCGCGAAGAGGCCGGCAGCATCACCCCCGATGCATCTGCCGAAACTCCCCCGGCGGCATCCCGCGCCGGCTCTTGAACGTACGATGAAACGACCGCGGCTCGGTAAACCCCAGATACTGCGCGATGTCCTGAATCGGCAACGTGCTGTTGAGCAAATAATGCTCAGCCAGCTCCTGACGCAAGTCATCCAGAATCTGCTGATACGACGTCCCCGCCTGGTGCAACTGGCGTTGCAACGTGCGCACCGACACCGCGAGCTGCTCGGCCACCTGTTCCTTGCGCGGCAAACCTTCCTTAAGCAACTGGCGCAGGATGCTTTTGACCCGCTGTTCCAGCGACGCATCCTCCAGCGTCGCCATCAAGCCCATCGCGTGTTCTTCCAGGGTACGCAGCAACTGCGCATCGGCCTGGCGCAGCGGCAATTGCAGATACGCCAGCGGCACGATCAGCGCCGAATACGCCTGCTCGAACAACACCGGGCAATCGAAAAACGCTTCGTACTGCGCCTGCGTAGCGTCTGTCGGGCACGGATGTTCCAGCCACACGGCGGCGGGTGACATCTGCGTGTCGGCGATCCAGCGCGCATATTGCAGCCATGAACCAAGGACGTTTTCCACCAGATGCCGGCGGATTCGCGGACGCTCGTAGCGGCAAGTCCAGATCAGGTGCACGTGGCCGTCCTGCACCTCGGCACGGCTGACACCCATGTCGCCCACCAGTTTTTCGAACGGCATGATCCGGCTCATGGCATCGCCCAGGGTCGCGCAGTTCATGGTGATGTAACCGAGCACGCTCCAGGAGTTGGGCAGGACGAAGTTTGCCGCGTTGAGACCAAACAGCGGATCGCCCGAGTGCTCGCAGAAATAATCGAGCAGGCGCTCATGGGTTTCGCCCGGCAGGCGCAGGCTGTTGTCGCTCAGTTGCTGCGCCTGCAATCCGGCTGCCGCCAACGCCGGCTCGATGGCCATGCCCAGTTGCTCGGCATGGCGCACGTATTTGAGCAGCGGCGGAACCGAGGTGAAGCCGAGCGATTGCATGATCCGAATTCCTTGATCAAGGTCTGCGTGAGCGAATGAATGGCTGAAAGGTAATTTGAAACCCCGACTAAAGTAAATGGCTGGCACTTGCGCGACGTTTGACTCAATTGGCTACTCGAACTGGCCGGATGCGACCGTGACACTTTTTGGCCGCTGACTAGTATGGAGGCCTGCCACATCACTGATCAGACTGCATAAGAAGGACACACGCATGCGACGCTGGAACGGCTGGGGAGAGGCAACAACGGTGGTCGAACTGCCGGCCCAGGGCGCGAATTTTCTCCATGAACGGCTGGGGGCCGGGCGCGCGTTGCCCGATGCCACGCTGGAGTCGGCATTGGCGCGGGTGCCGCTCTCACGATTGGCGGCGCACACCTTGTACAGCGTCGACGCCCATGACCGTCTGCTGCACGCCCGGGGTCAGAGCCTGCCGGATTGGCTGGCGCTGCGCGAGGGTGCGCTGGGCATCTATCCGGACGCGGTGGCGTTCCCGGAAACCGCCGAGCAGATCCGTCAATTGCTGGTCCTTGCCCATGAGCAGGACCTGTGCCTGATTCCCTACGGCGGCGGCACCTCAGTGGCCGGGCACATCAATCCGCCGGATTCGACGCGGCCGGTGGTGACCGTGTCGCTGGCACGGATGAATCGCCTGATCGATCTCGACGAGGCAAGCCAATTGGCGACGTTCGGCCCCGGTGCCAGTGGCCCGCAGGTGGAGAGTCAGCTGCGCGCTCGCGGCTACACGCTGGGGCATTTCCCGCAGTCGTGGGAGTTGTCGACGCTGGGCGGTTGGGTCGCCAGTCGCTCCAGCGGTCAGCAGTCATTGCGCTACGGGCGTATCGAGCAATTGTTCGCCGGCGGCACCCTGGAAACCTTTGCCGGGCCCTTGGAAATCCCTACCTTTCCAGCCTCGGCGGCGGGGCCTGATCTGCGCGAAGTGGTGCTCGGTTGCGAGGGCCGCTTCGGGATCATTTCCGAGGTCAAAGTGCGGGTCAGTCCGCTGCCCACCGATGAGCGTTTTTACGGGGTGTTCCTGCCCAGTTGGAGCAAGGCGCTGCAAGCGATCCGCCAATTGGCCCAGGCGCGAGTGCCGCTGTCGATGCTGCGCCTGTCGAACGCGGTGGAGACCGAAACCCAACTGGCGCTGGCCGGGCATCCGCAGCAGATCGCCTGGCTGGAGAAGTATCTGAACCTGCGCGGTGCCGGTGAAGGCAAATGCCTGCTGACCTTCGGCGTGACCGGCAACCGCCGGCAAAACGCGCTGTCGCTGAGCCAGGCGCGGCAGCATCTGAAAGCCTTCGGTGGCGTGTTCACCGGCACCTTGCTTGGCAAGAAATGGGCGCAGAACCGCTTCCGCTTCCCCTACCTGCGCGAGAACCTGTGGAACGCCGGCTACGTGGTCGACACCCTGGAAACCGCCACCGACTGGAGCAATGTCGACCACCTGCTCAACCTGATCGAAAACAGCCTGCGTGACGCGCTGGCGGCGCAGGGTGAACGGGTGCATGTGTTCACCCATCTGTCCCATGTCTACGGCGAAGGCTCGAGCATCTACACCACGTATGTGTTTCGCCCGGCGGCGGATTATCCGGCGACGCTGGCGCGCTGGCAGGCGCTCAAGCACGCGGCCAGCCAGACCATCGTCGACAACCACGGCACCATCAGCCACCAGCACGGCGTCGGCAAGGATCACGCGCCGTATCTGCCACGCGAGAAAGGCGCACTGGCGATGGACACCTTGCAGGCGCTGAGCAAGCACTTCGATCCGGCCGGGCGCCTCAACCCCGGCACGCTGTTGCAGGAGTGACGGCCATGCACCCGGACTGGAACGCCGCGTGGCGCCAGCAAACCTTGCCGACATTGGCTGACGCAAGCTGGGATCTGATCGTCATCGGCGGCGGCATCAGCGGTGCCGGCATCCTGCGCGAAGCGGCGCGGCGGGGCTGGCGTTGTCTGCTGCTGGAGCAACGGGATTTCGCCTGGGGCACCTCTAGCCGATCATCGAAAATGGTCCATGGAGGCTTGCGTTACATCGCCAAGGGCCAGTGGCGCCTGACCCGTGATTCGGTGCGCGAGCGCCAGCGTCTGCTCGACGAAGCGCCGGGGCTGGTGGAGCCGATGAGTTTCATGATGCCGCACTATCGCGGCGGCTTTCCCGGGCCGCGTGTGCTCGGTGGCTTGTTGTCGGTGTACGACGCGTTGGCGGGACGCCGCAGCCATCGTTTTCATGATGCGCAGCAACTGCGTTTTCTGGCGCCGGGGGTGAAGGAAAATCACCTGCTCGGCGGTACCTGTTTTGTCGATGCGCTGACCGATGACGCACGGCTGGTGATGCGCGTGTTGCGCGAAGCGCGGGCCGATGGTGCGGCGGTGTTCAACGGGGTGCGCGTCGAACATTTGCTGCGCGAAAACGGTCGGGTGTGTGGGGTGCAGATCGAGGACTGCGAAGCAGGTGGATCGCTGCAATTGCGTTGCGGCGTGCTGGCGGTGGCGACCGGGGCGTGGGCTGAGCGCCTGCGTTTGCCCGAGGCTCCGCGACAGTTGCGGCCATTGCGCGGCAGCCATCTGCTGTTGCCGGGCTGGCGTTTGCCGGTGGCGCAGGCCTTCACTTTTTTGCATGCGCGCGACCGTCGGCCAGTGTTCGTGTTTCCGTGGGAAGGGGCGACGGTGGTCGGCACCACCGACCTCGATCATCGCGAGAATCTGGATCAGAGCGCGAGCATCAGCGCTGACGAACTCGACTATCTGCTGGCGGCCTGCACGCAACAATTTCCAGGTGCCGAAGTGACGACGAGCGATGTGCTGTCGACCTGGTCCGGCGTGCGTCCGGTGGTCGGCAGCGCGGCGGGTGAACAGCAAGGCAAGCCGTCGAATGAAACCCGTGAACATGTGCTGTGGCAGGAGCCGGGTTGTGTCACGTTGGCCGGCGGCAAACTGACGACGTTTCGCCCGCAAGCCATCGAAGTGCTCAAGGCCTGCGCCGACATGCTTGGCCGCGATTTCGAAGATGACGGCGCGCCGGTGTTCGCAGCCGTCCCGCCACTGACCATTCCCGGACTCAGCCCGCAACAGTGGCGACGGCTGGCCGGACGCCACGGTCGTGACCTGCCGCGACTGGCGCAGCTGATCACCGAGTTGGGCCACGAAACGGTCGGCAACACCGACACCTTGTGGGCAGAGCTGGCCTTCGCCTGCGAGGCGGAAATGGTCCTGCACCTCGATGATCTGTTGCTGCGCCGCACCCGTCTGGGCCTGTTGCTGGCGCGCGGTGGCGAAGAACATTTCGCTGCCATCCGCCAACTCTGCCAGCCCCGCCTGGGGTGGGACGATGCACACTGGCAGCAAGAGCTGCAACGTTACCGGGCGTTGTGGCAACGCCATCACGGTCTGCCGGATGCCACGCCTTGAGGCCCCTTGAAGAGAGCGCCATGGACACCCCCCCGAACAAGCGTTACCTGCTGGCAATCGACAACGGCACCCAGAGCGTGCGCGCATTGCTCTTCGATTTGCAGGGCAATCTGCTCGGTAAAGGCAAGGTCGAGTTGCAGGCGTATTACTCGACGCAACCGGGCTGGGCCGAGCAGGACCCGGAATATTATTGGGCAAAACTCGGCGAGGCCTGTCAGCAGGTATGGGCGCAAACCGGGATTGATCGCTCGCAGATTGCCGGGGTGTCGCTGACCACTCAGCGCGGCACGGTGATCAATGTCGATGCTCAGGGCAAGCCACTGCGCCCGGCCATTCTGTGGCTCGATCAGCGCCAGAGCGAAGTCGAGGGCGGGATCAAGGGGCCGTGGGGCTGGCTGTTCAAACTGGTCGGCGCGCAGGCCACCGTGGATTATTTTCGCGCTCAGGCCGAGGCCAACTGGATCGCCAGACACCAGCCTGAAGTATGGGCAGCGACCGACAAGTTTTTGCTGCTCTCGGGGTTTCTCACCCATCGTTTGTGTGGGCGCTTTGTCGACTCGGTGGGTTGCTGCGTCGGCTATCTGCCGTTCGACTTCAAACGGTTGAAATGGGCCGCGCCCAGCGACTGGAAATGGCAGGCGCTGGCGGTGCGTCCGGAACAATTGCCGACCTTGCACAAGCCCGGCGAAACCCTTGGCTACATCAGCGCCGAAGCGAGCCGCCACACGGGGATTCCGGAGGGCTTGCCGCTGATTGCTGCGGGCGCTGACAAGGCCTGCGAAGTGGTCGGCTCCGGCGTGGTCGATGCGAGCACGGTGTGCCTGTCCTACGGCACCACCGCGACGATCACCAGCACTCGCTCGCGCTATCTGGAAATCGTCCCGCTGATCCCGCCGTACCCCTCGGCGGTGCCGGATCAGTACAACTGCGAGGTGATGATTTATCGCGGTTACTGGATGGTCAGCTGGTTCAAGAACGAGTTCGGCCTGCGCGAGATGCAGCAGGCGCAAGAGCAGGGCATTGAACCCGAGCAACTGTTCGATGCGCTGGTGAATGCGGTGCCGCCGGGATCGATGGGGCTGATGCTGCAACCGTACTGGTCGCCGGGGATTCGTGAGCCGGGTGTCGAAGCCAAGGGCGCGATGATAGGCTTCGGCGACGTGCACACCCGCGCGCACATTTACCGGGCGATTCTGGAAGGGCTGGCGTATGCGCTGCGCCAAGGCCTGGAGAACATCGAGAAGCGCTCGAAGGTGTCGATCAAGCGCCTGCGAGTGGCCGGTGGCGGCTCGCAGAGTGATGCGGCGATGCAGCTGACGGCGAATATTTTCGGCCTGCCGGCGGAGCGTCCGCATGTGTACGAAGCGTCCGGGCTGGGCGCGGCGATCTGTTGTGCGGTGGGGTTGGGCTTGTATGCGGATTTCCCCACGGCAATCGCCGCGATGACGCGGGTGGGCACGGTGTTCACACCGCAGCCCGAGGCGCAGCAGGTCTATGAGCGTTTGTACAAAGAGGTGTACCTGCGCATGTATCGCCAGCTCAAACCGTTGTACCAGAGCATCCGCAAAATCACCGGTTACCCCGCTTAGCTGACCACCACCGTCCCCTGTGGGAGCGAGCTTGCTCGCGAATGCGGAGTGTCAGTCACTATTGTCTTGTCTGACCCACCGCTTTCGCGAGCAAGCTCGCTCCCACAAGGTTATGCGGTGGAATCGGAACCTCTTATGTGGCGCTATCGGAGACTTTTTCTGGTGAGATCGGACAGTGTCAGCGCCGGGGGCGGTTGTTAGGCTCAACCCCCACGGCACCTCCAATAAGAATTAAAAGCAATGAAGCTGACATTTCTCCTGTTGCTGCTTTGTGCAATGGCCCCGACGGCGTGGGGCTGGTCGAACCACACGGTGGGCAGCTATCTGGCGTTGCAGGAACTGCCGGCGCTGCGCGATGCGCCGTCGGTCGAGGTCGAGCCGCTGGAGCGTTTTCTCGCCGAGCAATATCCGGCCGTGGTCGCACTGCTGGAACAACAGGAAAACTTCGCCCGTGAACACTTCACCCAGTACCCGCCGCGCCCCGACAATCTGAAGCTGCCCGCGGTGCCGGGCGACAATCTGCGCCACGATTTTCTCACGGCGTTGCGGCTCAATCCGCGCATTCATCTGGCGATGGTCATTCAGCCGTTGCCGGGTCAAGACCTGCCCGAGCGCGAACACCTCAGTGCCGATCAGGTGATGGTCGAGCAGACGCTTTCGCCATGGAATCGTCAGCGTTTCAATCGCGTAGCGGACGGCGAGAAAGTCGCGGCGCTGGCGGTACTGGCGAGCGCCGCCGACGAGCCGGATTACGGTCATGACATCAACCTGTTCAGCGACAACCCCGGCGAGGTCGGCGCGCTGTATGGCTTCGGCCCGCAGCCGTTCGGCGATGCGCGTTTTCAGTACAGCTCGCAGGCGCCGTTCCACATGGGCTTCTTCCATGAAAGCCCGGTGGTGTATGCCGCTGCCGGATTTCTTCAGCGCAGTTGGCCGGACTGGCGCGCCTATCAGTATCTGGGCCTGGCGCGTTTGGCGTTTGCCAGTGGCCATTCTTACTGGGGTTACCGCTTTCTCGGATGGGGCGCGCACCACGTGCAGGACCTGACTCAGCCGTATCACGCCAAGCCGCTGCCCGGGGTCGAACTGCCGAGCCTGTTGCTGCTGGAAGGCAAGGCGCTGGCCGGTTTTGCCGATGATAAAAAAGCCTCGATCGAGCGCGTCGCCACCCGCCATATGGAAATCGAAAAGTATCAATCGACCTGGCTGCGCCGCGTGCTGCGCGCCGGTCAGGCGCATCCGATGCTTGCGGCCTACGCCGATGTCGCTCAAGACCAACAGTATCCGCCGTACTCGGTGGACTACTTGCGCGAAGTGGTCAGCGCCGAGTCGGTCGAGGACTCGGCGGCGTTCGATGAAGCCATCGGCCAGTGGTTGGAAACGGCGCCGGTGACCAGTGATTTCAGCAGCGGCAATCAGTTGCAGCGCGAGACATTCGAGCATCCGGCACTCAATCAGCAGCTGTTCAGACTGCTCGGGCATTTCGGCGCGCACAGCCGGATTTATGTCCGTGCGGGACTGGCACCGTAGCCATCGCGGCCACGCAAAAAAACAATAAGAACAAGGAAGGAGGAACCCATGATCAACACTCGATTGCGCCTCACCGGCGTGGCACTGCCCGGTGTCGGCCTGGCAGGGCTGCTGCAACTCTGCGCGGTGGATGCGCTGCAGGCTGCCGAGTTCAGCGTGCTGGACAATCAAGTCACCGGCTCGATCGACACGACCCTGTCCTATGGGCGTTTGTGGCGGGTGCAGGGCCGCGACAAGAACAACGATGACGTCAACACCAACGACGGCAATCGCAACTTCGACACCGGGCTGGTTTCCGAGGTGTACAAGATCACTTCGGAGCTGGAGGCCAACTACCAGAACTACGGGATGTTCCTGCGCGGCACGGCGTTCTACGACACCCAGTTGATGGACAAGCGCAACGATTACTACCGCAACAACAACCCGTCGCAGCCGAGTCAGAGCTACCCGCAGGATGACCGTTTCACCAGCCAGACCCGCGACATCGCCGGCAGCCGGATCGAGATGCTCGACGCCTATGTCTACGGCAATTGGGACGTGGCGCAGATGCCGGTGACTGCACGGGTCGGGCGTCAGGTGTTCAACTGGGGCGAGGGGATTTTCTATCGCGGCGGGATCAACACCACCAACCCGGTGGACGCGGCCAAATACCGTTTGCCGGGGGCCGAGGTCAAGGAAGTGCTGATGCCGGTGGAGGCGGTGAGTTTCAACATCGGCCTCAGCGATTCGCTGACCCTAGAGAGCTTCTACCAGACCAACTGGAAGGAAACCCGCATCGACCCTGTCGGCACCTTCTACTCGCAGACCGACCTGTTCGCCGATGGCGGCAACACCGGTTACAACAACTTCAGCGGCACCGCGCTTGATACCCCGGTGCCGGGCTTCGGCAACGTCATCGGCCTGTACAGCGCACTGGGCAACAACCCGTTGCTCGGCCCGGCGCTGAAAAGCACCGGCCTGTACGCCAACGGTGTGACCCCGGCCTACGGCAACACGCTGAAAGTGGCGTCGATCGGCAAGGA comes from the Pseudomonas sp. RSB 5.4 genome and includes:
- a CDS encoding HAD family phosphatase codes for the protein MDGVLIQSREVIEHAWTTVAREYGISVDQAFIDEHIHGRPGGYTLKTLFAEFDEAQRVAIKREVDAIEQVTNCALVPGVATLIARLREHAVPLALVTSSWRARVDHVLQQHDLTSAFDSIICRDDVRSGKPAPDPYRLAAAQLGRQSDECLVFEDSVSGVQSAISSGALCIGIGDDPTLTAHGAAGVYADFTRLALRLNGVGAHGYADGALFINAHPTQRFARS
- a CDS encoding YdcF family protein, whose translation is MTLTLQHASVLWKFLGAGRQHSASELIVVCGSYDLRVCDYACQLLKDGVAPHLLFTGNTGNWTRHLWERTEADIFAQHALMQGVRAEQFTLETRATNFAENIALARAMFPDVRRATFLTKPNSIRRVALTLPVQWPELEAFVDAPSFRFPDDVSNLIGVLGLIDEMVGDVHRIMVYPSLGFQVEQVIPEEVQVAWRYLVEQGFDHHLIKGRS
- a CDS encoding D-aminoacylase; this encodes MQYDTLIRNATVIDGSNTPGYRADVAILNGRIERIGDLHDARATEEIDAAGRVLAPGFIDVHTHDDTVVIRQPQMLPKLSQGVTTVIVGNCGISASPVSLQGNPPDPMNLLGSAAAFVYPRFSDYRAAVEAANTTLNVAALVGHTALRSNHLDDLFRTATPDEVAAMREQLRESLEAGALGLSTGLAYASAYNASTDEVKQLTEELTAFGAVYTTHLRSEFEPVLEAMDEAFSIGRHSQSPVIISHLKCAGVGNWGRSPQLLAALEEAAKTQHVGCDCYPYAASSSTLDLKQVTDAHRITITWSTPHPEVSGRDLIDIAAEWNVPLLEAAKRLQPAGAVYYGMDEADVRKILAHPLSMVGSDGLPEDPFPHPRLWGAFPRVLGHFSRDVGLFPLHTAVHKMTGLSAARFGLKERGEIREGYWADLVLFDPATVRDVADFTDPQRPAQGIDGVWVNGVLSYRDGQANGRREGRFLARNGDLREGFH
- a CDS encoding glyoxalase superfamily protein, with protein sequence MSFGKTTPILRIFDEAKALEFYVDFLGFKIDWQHRFEANFPLYLQVSRGECVLHLSEHHGDATPGSALRIETDELEAFQQQLVAKDYKFSHPQIQAMPWGSQDMTIADPFGNRLVFTNAISV
- a CDS encoding AraC family transcriptional regulator; its protein translation is MQSLGFTSVPPLLKYVRHAEQLGMAIEPALAAAGLQAQQLSDNSLRLPGETHERLLDYFCEHSGDPLFGLNAANFVLPNSWSVLGYITMNCATLGDAMSRIMPFEKLVGDMGVSRAEVQDGHVHLIWTCRYERPRIRRHLVENVLGSWLQYARWIADTQMSPAAVWLEHPCPTDATQAQYEAFFDCPVLFEQAYSALIVPLAYLQLPLRQADAQLLRTLEEHAMGLMATLEDASLEQRVKSILRQLLKEGLPRKEQVAEQLAVSVRTLQRQLHQAGTSYQQILDDLRQELAEHYLLNSTLPIQDIAQYLGFTEPRSFHRTFKSRRGMPPGEFRQMHRG
- a CDS encoding FAD-binding oxidoreductase: MRRWNGWGEATTVVELPAQGANFLHERLGAGRALPDATLESALARVPLSRLAAHTLYSVDAHDRLLHARGQSLPDWLALREGALGIYPDAVAFPETAEQIRQLLVLAHEQDLCLIPYGGGTSVAGHINPPDSTRPVVTVSLARMNRLIDLDEASQLATFGPGASGPQVESQLRARGYTLGHFPQSWELSTLGGWVASRSSGQQSLRYGRIEQLFAGGTLETFAGPLEIPTFPASAAGPDLREVVLGCEGRFGIISEVKVRVSPLPTDERFYGVFLPSWSKALQAIRQLAQARVPLSMLRLSNAVETETQLALAGHPQQIAWLEKYLNLRGAGEGKCLLTFGVTGNRRQNALSLSQARQHLKAFGGVFTGTLLGKKWAQNRFRFPYLRENLWNAGYVVDTLETATDWSNVDHLLNLIENSLRDALAAQGERVHVFTHLSHVYGEGSSIYTTYVFRPAADYPATLARWQALKHAASQTIVDNHGTISHQHGVGKDHAPYLPREKGALAMDTLQALSKHFDPAGRLNPGTLLQE
- a CDS encoding glycerol-3-phosphate dehydrogenase/oxidase, encoding MHPDWNAAWRQQTLPTLADASWDLIVIGGGISGAGILREAARRGWRCLLLEQRDFAWGTSSRSSKMVHGGLRYIAKGQWRLTRDSVRERQRLLDEAPGLVEPMSFMMPHYRGGFPGPRVLGGLLSVYDALAGRRSHRFHDAQQLRFLAPGVKENHLLGGTCFVDALTDDARLVMRVLREARADGAAVFNGVRVEHLLRENGRVCGVQIEDCEAGGSLQLRCGVLAVATGAWAERLRLPEAPRQLRPLRGSHLLLPGWRLPVAQAFTFLHARDRRPVFVFPWEGATVVGTTDLDHRENLDQSASISADELDYLLAACTQQFPGAEVTTSDVLSTWSGVRPVVGSAAGEQQGKPSNETREHVLWQEPGCVTLAGGKLTTFRPQAIEVLKACADMLGRDFEDDGAPVFAAVPPLTIPGLSPQQWRRLAGRHGRDLPRLAQLITELGHETVGNTDTLWAELAFACEAEMVLHLDDLLLRRTRLGLLLARGGEEHFAAIRQLCQPRLGWDDAHWQQELQRYRALWQRHHGLPDATP
- a CDS encoding FGGY-family carbohydrate kinase — its product is MDTPPNKRYLLAIDNGTQSVRALLFDLQGNLLGKGKVELQAYYSTQPGWAEQDPEYYWAKLGEACQQVWAQTGIDRSQIAGVSLTTQRGTVINVDAQGKPLRPAILWLDQRQSEVEGGIKGPWGWLFKLVGAQATVDYFRAQAEANWIARHQPEVWAATDKFLLLSGFLTHRLCGRFVDSVGCCVGYLPFDFKRLKWAAPSDWKWQALAVRPEQLPTLHKPGETLGYISAEASRHTGIPEGLPLIAAGADKACEVVGSGVVDASTVCLSYGTTATITSTRSRYLEIVPLIPPYPSAVPDQYNCEVMIYRGYWMVSWFKNEFGLREMQQAQEQGIEPEQLFDALVNAVPPGSMGLMLQPYWSPGIREPGVEAKGAMIGFGDVHTRAHIYRAILEGLAYALRQGLENIEKRSKVSIKRLRVAGGGSQSDAAMQLTANIFGLPAERPHVYEASGLGAAICCAVGLGLYADFPTAIAAMTRVGTVFTPQPEAQQVYERLYKEVYLRMYRQLKPLYQSIRKITGYPA